AAATAGAAATACACAGCCTATAAGTGTATCGTTTTATCCTTCTACAGAGCTGGATGAAACAACAAATCTCGTTATAGGGATGCTGCTCACTGCATTCTTTGAGGTTCAACAGCAGGATGttttgtgggatttgaacctgacgACCTGTGGTTACGACCCCTGATCTCATCCGGTCTGACGACTCCTCCTCCACCTAGGTGCTCGCACTGCAGCAGATGAGCAGCTTCTATCAGGTGTCCGCACTGATGAGGGAGAccccagagaggaggaggcaTGGTCAGCAAGGGGCTGGGAACACCATCACCTGCAAGGGGAGCTCTCTGGCACTAACGGAATTCTGCCCCTCCACCGCTCACTGCTGGGTGCAGACCCCACCCTGTCCTTGGAGCAGACGCCCAGCGGGGGGAACGTGTCCTGTAAGTACGCCTCCCGTACCTGGGTTTACCCCCCGGTTtccctcttgctgtagtgcccctgattcaggtactttccctgaacacATGGAGTAAAACTGAACTGTAGAAAGGGGTAATTCGCTGTAAGAAGatgggaaaatcactgtaaactgcgttaaagaaaagtgtcctCAAAGTAAAAAGATGTAAATGCAGCACCTTCCGTGTTCAGAACCCCCTCCGAATGAAGCCACTTTAGAGAGTCAGTGAACAATGCTTCAATTCCCTGGttaaagaacattttcaaagtgACAAGAAGAGGTGACAAAAGGAACAGAGTAAAAGTACTTGAGCGAAAGGAAAAAGTCTCTGTGCCAAGAAGCAcagagaaaagtacaatttctccaaaaaagGGTAAAAGTAGCGCATTACTGCCCGCCTCCATTCAAACAACTCCATGGCAACGGTTCCAACAACTACGGCCCCCACTGCCCAGTTCCCGtcacctccctcctcctctctctgctccgTGCGCAGCCACTGACTGCGCAGTCGGCGGCAGGAAGTTCCACTGCCCCTGCTGCAGCTTTTCGGCCGTGCACCAGTGCATCCTGCGACGACACCTGCGCTCGCACACGGGCGAGAGGCCCTACCCCTGCGCCACCTGCGGCAAGACCTTCACCCGCCGAGAGCACATGAAGAGGCACGCGCAGGTGGGTGTCGGGACACATCCCTGCAGGCAGGGGGCAGCACCGCACACAACGGCACCGACGTACTACTGAGTCGCTGCCGCAGTGATGCAGGAATGTCTCAACAAAGAGCGAGGATCGCGGGTAATCGCAACATCCACACAATGTGAGCAGGAGCTCCTGTGCAGACAGAGAGCATCGTGGGTAAGATGACTAAAGTGACGCATTGCACAAACACAAACGGAGGGGAGCGGGGGTGGTCACTACTGACTTGCGCTTGAGGTGTGTGATCTTCACAGGTGCTGTGTGTTCGTCCACCAGGTGCACAGCAAGGACACGAAGTTCACCTGCAAGGTGTGCGGTCAGATGTTTCCAAGCGCAGCCGCTGTGGGCGTCAGGCGCGGCTCTCGCCGGCACGCCgtctgctcctcctgctctggCTCCAACGGCCAACGGGGGTCGCCGATGCACCCAGAGGACACAGAGACGGCGGAACAGGAGGAGGCTGACAGCGGCTGGAAGGACAACTCAGGAACACCTGCGGAGGAGGAGCCgaaggaaagagaggagagagggtAGAGGGACGGCGATTTCCTCAGGGTTTCCAAGTGGAAAATAACCGGCGGTCCAGAGGGCGGTGACACTGACCAAAGCGAAGAGCGCTGTCCCCCGTCCTATGGGACACTGCGCATGCTGGACTCGTTCCAACTATTACGTGTTTCTTTTAATTTCGTCACCTTAACCGTTTCCATGATGCAGAATGGTTGAAGACCACCAAGGGGCGAGAGACGGTGACAGCCGATGGCGCCGTCCTCCCTCTCGTCTCTTGCTGGCGCTCAAGGCTCCCAACAAACCGCTCTGTCTCACTGCTCGAACCTCAGGCCACTCCAGCACCCCTTGGAGCATGCAGTGTCTTATTTCCTCGATTTATGCTACCAAAATCGTGCAGTTTTGGAATCCATAGCATTCTGAGCCGTTTTTATGGTCTTTTTATCACACACAAGCCATTCAGAAGcacatttccagaaccttctTTGTCCATGTTTATTCACAGAGCTTGTTTTGATATACATCTATACACAAGATCAAGATGAttgattagatttttttcaaaattttcctgTTACTAATGGAAAACTGCAACAAGAGtgacacaatgtgtgtgttgcactgaaacTGATGCAGAAAACAGCCTAATATTCATTTTCAGCTCTTTAATGTTACTCTCAGTGAGTTTCTGCCTTTGTGGGTATGGAGTCACGTTGAAGCTGAAGACGAATCTGAAGGTACTGCTGTACCTGTGGACACTTCACTAGTGCCCCCCACTGGACACAGCGCAGCCATGCACTGCTTGGATCAACCTGAACTGTCACGCTGAGTGTGACAGGGTACActccggacgggacgccagtccatcgcaaggcaatcTCAcacccacgcgcacacacacacacacacaatcaagagcaacttagagtcaccagctgaCCTGCGGAACGACTGTTGGACAGTTTTCAAGGTCCTTTTCAtctgtaataattttatttagctttgACATTATGTTTATATATCGGGACATACCTGTGAAACATGAGAATAATGGTTGATTTCTGAGTTTTATCAATAAATGTTGAACAGTCTTATGGATTTTCTGATGCGTTCTGCTTGGGAAACCAGCAAAATCGACCAGCGAAGACCATCTAAGGTACAACTACATCTGGAGACGGAAGAAGCTCGATCCTCTTGGGGATCGCCCATCTTTACCCCGGTGTCCCTAATGACAGGTGATGTGGGTCACATCCCACCATGACTGAGTTCTCGACCGAGCCCACATGGCACTTccggaaaatgtttatttaaaaagctCTCTGcagtaaatgggtaactaaGGCTTCATGGTGTCGGTCTCTTTCAGTCTGGACGGAGATGCGAAGGCTAGAAGAGGCGCCACCCTCTGACAGGCAATGGAATTACCGTATGGGGTCAGGAGTATAATAAATACGGAACCTATATTTTGGGAAGTGACAGCTAAATTTAACTTTGGTGACAAATCTGCGTCTCTTGGCTTCGAGGCCCACAGCAATGGTCTGTGATGGTTTTTTGTGACCGTAAAAACAGCAACGGCGAcaaacaattattaaaaaaaaaacaaacaaaaacaacaacacacatgTGCTTTGGACCTGAGGGTCGGAGTCATTTGGATACCTGGCTCCTGTGGCAGCTCTGTAAGCTAGGATGGAAGTGGACAGTGCTCCGTTGGTTCTGTTCACTGGGACTTAGTGGGCAAACGAGCTCACCTTCATGTTGCCGATGTGAGCAAAGTGACCAAAAGATGTGACCTTGGAAGAGCAGGAGGTGAAAGGtcacaaggacacacacacatacagtgcattTCAACCCAGCTGTGGCTTCAGCTGAATCTCACCACACGTCCTTCGGAAGTGTTAGGGGGTGACTGCCATAAATGGCTCGTCCCTGTGTCACTGGGGTCTGCCCTGGAGCATGCTGGGATTcctgtgcagtgtgtgaccTGAGACAGACAAATACAAATCACGTGAGAGCGTAACATGTCCCACACCTTTCAACGCGAGTCACTGCAACAACAAAGGTCCACAGTTTGTGGCTGATGAGCAGCTGTAGAGAAAGTGTGGCCACAGTCTGGAGGCAGAGTCAAGACTGACCACCTGGCAGGTGTGGCTAGTGCACATGTGGTAGAGTGCGGAGGATGCTGATTGGCTGAGAGGGTTGGGGTGGCAGATTCCCATCTTCCCATCTACACAAAGTCCTCTTCTCCTTCACTGTCCCCCCACTCCTCAGTGCACCTGCAGGCACATGCACGGAAACACACCGACACGCTCAGAAAggcgcacgcacacgcaaagacaaacacacacaacctttCCAGCAACCCCAGAAAAGGGATGGGAAGTTTGTTTGGCActgtggccagcagggggcagtacTGCACAGTCCTGTCATACAGAGCTCCAAGCGATTGAAGAATCAACATTAAGATAACATTGTATTGGCCAAGTACGTCTGAACGTACAAGGATTTTCACTTGGTCGGTGCTCATTTAGTCACACTTAATCCGAAAGAagaatggaaattaaaatgttcactGTAGGAAAGAAACGAAAGCTGGTTGCTTGTATTGTAATTGGGCAAAAATGGAAACAGGGATGCTGAACTGGATAAACATGGAAAGatttactaataataatgatactgagatttttttcatcGCTGACGTCTAACACGGCCATTGTTTGCTGATCTATAAAACCAGATTCAGAGCTATGGCCAACTGTGGGCGGAGTCTGAATGAAATTAGCATAAGGCCACACCTGGCACGGGCGGACGAGCCGGATGTGAGTTTGGATCGCCGAGGAGGTACTCGAAACTTTGGCACTGTTTTTCCACAGGAACTTGAACATGAGTTTAATCGGGTTCTGTAAGGCAATGTGTCAGACCAGAAAGGGGTAATAAAGGGACAGAGTAGCAGTCAAGGAGATGTGATCCCAAATCATACTGCAAGCAGATCCCTATCCTGATGCTCAACAAGCCCCTCAGCATTCATCGGTCCATTGATACCACAAGTGAGCAATGCTTCGCCCAACATATCTTCTGCCTGCCATGATGAGGGTTGTCATACAGGAAGTAGGTGGACTCCCACTCCTCTGTGCTGAGAATGTCGGAGGAGAGCGTGGAGGTCTGGCCAACACCTATGGGTAATGGTGGGGATAAGGTGAAGTGCACTGAGCGATCGGTGGTGTCCCAGCTGCAGCTCCCCCGGCGCGACTCGCCAAGAGACTCCTTTTCCTAGGAGACTCTGGAACTGCGGCTGTGCAACACCACAAGTTGGTAAGAGCCATCTATGTCAATATTTCCATTAACTCCAAGCTACTTCAGAATTGtatcaaaatttaaaacaaaaataaaaatgctattcCCACAAACAATTTCAATTCATCTACTCAGCACCCCAACactcctcatcttgttattgatcccCAACACTCAGGAAGACCAGGCAAGGCTGTCAAGGCTGTGGAAAGGGAGTTTGGATTTTTGGGAAATACATATCCAAAGAAAGTGctcttaaattaataaaggcaATGCATTCCATAAGATATTGATGGTGAGTAACCCCACAGCAGTCTCCAGCTACGATGGTCTACACAACAAGAATTGATGATTGTTGAGCTCCTCAACAGAAGCAACAAGGCACTCAAACGATTACAAATTACTGTCCTGTTTTGGCTTTAATGGGAAACAGGACTGGTATTTAGTATCTGACATTGCACGAATGAGGCCTTGAGCTCTGCGGCAGTGCCAGCAGCAAACTCATTTGACGAGCTTATAATCACTGAGCGGCTAAAAAGAAGAGTAATGACGTCCTAAAATAGTGCCAAAATAATTTATCAACAAAATTTTCTACTGCTGAGTTCGATAAACTGAAAAATCTCCCATCTGAAAAAATTGGCTTCGGAACACATCCAGGGATGTGACAAAGCAGATGAAATATAGCTTGCCAAGTCATGCAGTGCTACTTAGACCTGGACAGGATGACATGCAAGACAGTGACTCAAATTCATGTCCTGGTTCAACTGTTGTCTTGCACGGAAAACTCGCAGCACAGAAAGTGAAACAAACAGAAGTAGTCGCAGTAAAATAGTCATTTCTGAGAAAACAACAGCAAGGTGGCCCAGTGGGTAGCATTCACACCTCACATCTCCTGGGTTGTGGCTTGGAGtctgaatccagttcagtctgcatggagttttcAAGTTTGCCCGAGTTCCATTTGGGTTTAATACAGCACCCGTACATGTGTAAATGTGCTGCTTGCGGCGGTCCTAAAGATACATCTGCAGTGTGGGGTCTACCTGAGGAGGTGCTACCTATGTGAGACCTACCTGGGGTTTCCAACAGAGTGCCGTGGAACAGAGAGGTGAGACCTGCAGCTGCCGTCGCATCCTTGTCAGCATGAGTTGTGGGCCTCTTGCAGCACATGGTAGTTTCACCAGGAGCCGGTGGGACTATCCCTCATGGGATTCATCGTACGCCAGCCTATAACAGAGGACCACGATCatctgaaaatgcaaacacaacGCAGAGTTTCTTCATTGTCTCTGTGTCAAAAGAATCAGGGAAGTATCGGGAAGAATCCGCGATGGCGAAATCATTTTGTTTGAGGTCACAACTATTGAATGTATGATGGAGGAATTGAATGAATCACCTTTCTCCATCAGCATTCAGTGGAAATTCACAAAGAAGCATTTCAGGAAGTTCTGAGGACCCTCCCTGAGCTCATATGTGTAGCCCCCCGCTACCTTTGTTCACATGTTGCTGtattgctgtgtgtttggtTGCTTTCATTATTGTTGGTGTGTAATAGTTTTTGTATTAATATGGAGAGATATGGTTTTGTAAGCTGTTggaatgttttttgtgtgtgtttgagtagTTTTTCCCCCGTTGTTTATTGGGCAGTCAGGTGTCGATTTCTTATTAGCCTGGCAGTGCTACTAGGAGCGCgacaagagagaaaaaagacgAGGCACGAAGCGCTGGCTGGAAATTTGCACAGTCTGTTAAAATGATTGTTCATCAAGATAAGGGGGGTTGTATCGGTGTGTAATGCTGTAAAACAGGAGGGTGAGCCGTGTTTGGTGCCGTCTTCGCTCGGTAATAAATCCCGGACGAGCCTCTATGTGTAGCTCCCCCCTACTTCTCATTGCGATTTTTTTCTGAGGATCATCATGGCGTACCTCAGTACCTCTGTGAACCCCTtcgcatgggaggtgaatcagCGGGGTCTAAGGAAATGTAAACTTGAGATGTGTCTACTGGAGCTGACGAATTTGAGGCGTTTGACTCTCACCAGGGTGACGAGGGACCCAGTATTGCATAGCTGTCCTTTGTACAGCTCTATATTTCATGTGCAGCTGCACTGTTCTCGTGAGATTGAGCCTCCCCTACGGCACTTAGCGACCAGAGcccttgtgttttttctcttccaGAAAACACATTACGAACACACTCAATGTTACACCACtggaattaaagaaaaagagaagaaatgttTAATACCGAACCAGGTagttcacacccttaccatcgtGTTCTGGTTCcctcaaagaaaataaaaaaaacataataccCAGGGTTTTGTAGCTCAGTTTATGGTGCCATATCGTTGTAGCACGTGGTGGAGCTCATTTGTCCACCTCGAGGAAAATACTGTAACGATCTGCGTTACTGTGTtcgagcgggaaatgtgtttattgtaattggttcgATTTCGGTGACgtatggggaatataagggggtgattgtgTCTGCcagggggaaaa
Above is a genomic segment from Scleropages formosus chromosome 5, fSclFor1.1, whole genome shotgun sequence containing:
- the LOC108926409 gene encoding zinc finger and BTB domain-containing protein 8A-like, with product MEIESHYRQLLRELDEQRRQGILCDVSVVVEGRPFAAHRNVLLGSSRYFKTLYSSWTEAEPEPVPGGNPNAVTHLDIVTARAFEAILDFMYSARLVLTGANVIEVMSAASYLQMTDVVQACHAFIRATLDISLRSRLVKKLAEVDVNSSLPSSAMSGSKTSSLLAPRTDPDKSLDDSLITSSQKGSRVLRRVKQGKSSHTCQEEALMHTLWDQPTKTIGEQTSPSSPRGSQGQHHMAFLGELAQRQAAGSKRRKNRKNKDTVRHITEQVECGVGPSELSMFALLSASGLSSSNRETSGARTAADEQLLSGVRTDEGDPREEEAWSARGWEHHHLQGELSGTNGILPLHRSLLGADPTLSLEQTPSGGNVSLPLIQNIFKVTRRGDKRNRVKVLERKEKVSVPRSTEKSTISPKKGKSSALLPASIQTTPWQRFQQLRPPLPSSRHLPPPLSAPCAATDCAVGGRKFHCPCCSFSAVHQCILRRHLRSHTGERPYPCATCGKTFTRREHMKRHAQVHSKDTKFTCKVCGQMFPSAAAVGVRRGSRRHAVCSSCSGSNGQRGSPMHPEDTETAEQEEADSGWKDNSGTPAEEEPKEREERG